The nucleotide sequence GGTGCTGACGATAAGATACTTTGCGGATAAGGCAAGGCTCGAATTCACCCTCAGCTATCTCGTTAGGTTATATCGACCGCCACATTACCGGGGCTTGATTACTCTGCAATGTCAATCCACTCGGTCCCCTACCATTAACGACAAAGAGGATGAGGATCGAGGATGGATGAGATGGTTCGTTCGAGCACGGATGATCGATATTATCCCTAGagagtttttgccatttcctaagaaatgaaatttcacacgtaagtggcATACCTGTATATTTATCGCTTTGTCCATAGCAGAGGCGGTCTCCATAAAGGCATCTTTCTATTTCACATTTGTAGTGATTCCTTGGTTGCCGAACGAGGTCCCTGATCTGGCTGAATGGTCCCGCAAGCTGGTAGCTTGTTCAACCTATGATAAGCGCATATGGCGAGACCTGTCcaaagggagatgggaggcaaaacatcACAGTAGGTGTTTAGTGGCTTATTTCCTCAgaaaggtatttttccttttagtGCACTAACTCTGCCACCGCAGGTGTTGGAGATTTTTCTAAGATGAGGTCATGCCCCCAGGGGAGGAGGAGAGACTTCTGACCTTGGGGTTGAGGGTTGATAATAAATAGAAAGAGTCTCTGAGGTGTGAGGATGCTTACAGTGGGGCAAGTCCTCTTCTAAGGTTCAAAAGAGGTGAGTCGGTCGATCTTACGGCTTCGGAGGCCTCTATTTTCAAAAGATCATTTCCTGTTCctatcgaaggtacttcgaggaacGAGGGTCATGCGACGCCTTCCTATTTTTCTACCAAAGGCGCTTCGGGGGATACTAGGCCATCGAACATTGTCTTGGATGTTGGTGAGGCTCAGCAACTTGGATTTATGGTAAGCTTTGGTAGCCGGTATATGCTTAAGTCCGAGCTGCTTCGCCATGAGGCCAGGCTGCGGAAAGCTTtagatagggagaaatcccttaggcttCTTTGCGCAAGAAAGGAAAGTGAGCTGGTATACCTACGGTGTGAGGCGAATCGAAGTCTAAACTGCGAAAGCCATCTCGAAATATAGATAACCTATATTTCGTATCGATGTATGCTTCCCTTTTCATTTTTAGAGATTAATGTTTCGATATTTCAGTTAGAGTGCAAAACGGAGGAGCTGGAACGACTTTGGGGCAAAGTTGGCCGGGCCAAATGTGAGTTTAACGAGTTGAAAGCTAAGGTAAATGCCCAAGTTGCGGCCAAGGAGGGTGCTTTGGCTAAGGCTTCTGCCCTCAAGGTGCAAGTACGAAGCGCTCATGCGAATGATTCTGTCCGAGCGAATATGATCACAAGGCTCGAGTTCTAGCTTTTGAAGGCGAAGGCCGAGGTGGTGAATTCCCGGGCTGAGGCTATAATGAGCCACACTAGGGCTAACCAGAAAGCGGCGGCCTATTTAAAGGGCGATGTCTATGCTGGAGCTAAGCTGGGGGAAACTCTTGATCGTGAGAGCAATAGTAAGGAGTACGTGAAGTGTAAATCTCGGAgagaaaccctcgaggaaattcatACCAGGGGCTTCGACCACTCGGAAGAGATCAAGCAAGCCAAGGCAGAAGAACACGATGCTTAATTCCTTCTGTCCGATGCCGAAGATAGAGAGGATGGGGCCATCGGGCCATAGTCCCCAAGGGGGACGTATATTTCCTTCTATGTTTCTGTATATAGTATTTTCTAAGCATGTTGTAAACGGATCTTGTATTTTTCCGCATGTATGTATAAAGAGGAAACCTCGCGGTTTtgtttctcttgcatttctttttgccttgattttagccagatgaactggtctttgagttgagaggaatccttagattcatgGTATGGCCCTGGGCTCATCAGGCTTGtccgtaggctcttacgcaccCGGTCGATAGGACCTTCGATTTTAGTGCTGGCGACAGTAGCTCTTACGCGTTTGCTCTCAGGCATATTCAATTAACTATTTCGGGTTCCGTCTCCAAATCGGGTTTCGACttgagctcatttgaccctcatGTTTTTGAATTGcaagttggcccttaggctcttacgcattgggtcggtgcgaccttttatgtgggctggtgacaatggctcttaccccttaggtcgatgcgaccttttatgtaggctggcaacaatggctcttacgccttaggtcgatgcgaccttttatgtgggctggcgacaatggctcttacgccttgggtcgatgcgacctctaatataggctttaattttccctcgttaaggacttttttttaaataatgtttgcctgactcttcgacggtttaataaaaaacctcgattgtgagtcgttatatggcgatggttgagcacctcgagaggtttggcttggaggctgagtatctcgaagctaGTATTTAGGAGTTGACATAGTCGAAGcccttttgcctatgtcgagggtagcctgtttaaccagttctttcctaagtatattcgaagtaattgaaggcctatgattttatagcgacggtcgggcgtccccaagtagcgttagtttggctggtacagccttgtgaccggagttatttgtgtttggccggagcctttaagttccgagtgaagtagtttcggcatctatatcgagcctatgcctttttaggggtcttacaagttcgatatatagcctaaactttgagatcggatttatgcctttagtaacgtcttacaagttttatatgcctttgaggtcttacaagttttacatgcctttgaggtcttacagttttacatgcctttgaggtcttacacttttggatacttggtacaagtatggttcatgccttgcttgaggtcttacagatgtggatacttggtacaagtatggttcatgccttgcttgaggtcttacagatattgttgttgccttatgtaggtTTTACGAGACCGAGGCTGCCCGCATGTGGTCTTATGGTCTCGGGTTTTGATAATCTGATGGAGATGGTGattgacggcagtccccgagtcatcgagggtttcttggctcgggagccattacttgtgaacttggtattgcctcattgagggcttatgctTTTGGAGTTTCTGACCCGGAGGTCGTGCAACCTTGATTTTcaatgccagtccccgagtgttcgcgATGTTTTTGGCTCTGGAGTTGTTTTGTGATCCcgttgttgcctcattgagggcttacgagttagGAGCTCCGACTCGGGGGAAAGACAACTTTGGAGTGATGAATTACATGAGTTTGAGGACAATTCTATAGCAAATACAAGTATAGGGGTAGATGATCATAGGGGCAACGCACAGCTAGAACAAGCAGGTAAAGGAAACAGTATGTCTACAGTAAACCCTATTCCCTGGAGATTAGGGTTGAGGATCTTGAGGAGACAAATGATCAGCAACCTATACAAACAATTAGAGCCGATACAGGAACACAAGAAGAGCCTAGAAACAATAGAGTATCAATCATACCTTCAACAGGGAAGAAGGATCACAATGGAACAGTAAACCCTAGAAAATTTACTCAGGTCTTGGACAATTCTAGGGGTGATACGGTGGTGGTTTTGGGAAAGGATAAGGTTATCAATGTTAATGGTGATGCATTAGAGGATACAGTGAGGAAACGTCAAAAaacaattgatagcaagacttCTGATCCTAATGGAACAGTAAAAATTGGGAAACTGTCTACAGTGAACCCAAACCTGGGCAGTGTCTATGAACTACAATTTAGGATGATGTAGGAGGCAGTAGGAGCTTTGGAGCAGCATGATAAGGTGAATGAAGATCAGACTATTGTAACAAAGGATTCTGGAGATTTAGAGCCAATGCCAATGACTTGTGCATCAACCACTGATCAGATTATGCAGCTTCAGCTCAATGTACCTTTGAAGTCACCTTTGCAAACATTATATGACTTAGTCACACACAATGTGGCACCAGTGGATATGGCTTTCATGGAGAAACAACAAATGGAAGAGGAAAGAGATGATGAGAGCTGGAATTTCAAGCAAGTAGCAAGAGATACTGATTTGTCCCTTAGAACTAGTGCAAAGGGAGGTAAGAAGGCAAAGAAGCAGACTCGGACAAAAGAACCACTTCAACCTCTAAGAATCATGTCCAGGAGGGCAGCTTCACAAACAAAATGATTTTCAATACCTTGATTTAGAATATTAGGTCTGTCAATACTTAGCAGGCCTTCCCTAGGGTGATCAATATGCAAAGGGAGCACAACTTCTTTGACATTACTTTGATGGATCCACTCTATAAAAAAGGTTACATATAAAGATATAGGAGAAGATCAAATATGGAGTCTGCCTTTTCAAATGTGAATTGGAAGATATGGTTATTTTTTGATACTGTGGTGGAGTGGGAATTGGTTGTGGAAACTGAACAACAGGTGACTATTAAAGTATTTCACCATGACATTGGGAAGCATATCATGATGACCTTTGTGTATGCAAAGTGTTAATCTATAGAGAGATTGGAGTTGTGAGATAACCTATACTATCTAGCAATTGATATGGAACTTCCTTGGTTAGTAGGAGGAGACTTTAATGTGGTGCTACATAAAGATGAAAAGATAAGGGGGATTACCAGTTCATCCTCCTGAATATGAGGATTTTGCATTCTGTGTCAATTTTTGTGGGCTGTTGGATCAAGGTTATAAAGGAAGTtattttacatggtggaatggaaGGCCTAATGCTGAGTGTATGTTCAAGAGATTGGAtagaatattttttaattttccattCCAAAATACGGTACCTACAATTGAAGTTGAACATTTGATTAGGACCAGCTCGGACCATGCTCCATTGCTTATGACTTGTGGGGAGCAAACTACAAGCTTTGCAAGCCTTTCAGATTCTTAAATTTCTGGACAAAACATGCTACATTCAAGGAGGTGGTGAAGCAGAATTGGGAGGCGGATTACACTGGAGACCCATTTCTAATGTTCAAGCATAAACTGAAGAAAGTGAAGGCAACTTTATCTAAATGGAACAAGGACACCTTTGGAGACATTTTCAAGCAGATGGTTGTTCTAGAAGACATTGTAAAGGTCAAGGAAATGTTGTTTGAGGAGGAGCCAACTATTGAGAACAAAATCATTCTTCAAAAAACCTAGGCAAAATTGAAGAAATACTTGAGTATAGAGGAGCAATACCGGAAGCAAAAAGCTGGGATGAAATGGTTTGCTGAGGGTAATAGGAACACCAATTTCTTTAACAATCATGTCAATGGCAAAAGAAATTACAAACTGAAAAGGATCCAGAATGGAGATGGTAATTGATTAGACGAGCAAGAAGAAATGTCCAATGCTTCAGTTGAATTTTATCAAAGACAGTTAACTAATAAAGGTGATCCCACAAATTTTTCAATGCCTGAGAATGTACCTTCTATGGTAACTTTGGAGCAAAGTTTGAAATTATGAAATTTCTATGTCAAGGCTGCAGTATTTGAGCTAAATGGAGATAGTGCCAGTGGTCTTGATGGATTTACTGGATTATTTTATCAAAAATGCTAGGATGCAATTGGCTATGACATACATAATATGGTACTTCATTCAATGGTGGTGCTGCTTTGCCAAAGTCTATCACTCATACTAATTTAGTATTGATACCAAAGAAGCCTAGAGTGCAGACTTTCTCAGACTTAAGACCTATAAGTTTGAGTAATTTCATCAATAAGGTACTTTCCAGAGTTCTACTGATAAATTGGAGAAATTCCTACCTTCTTTAATATCATCCAACTAGTCTGGATTTGTGAAATGGAGGAGTATATTTGAGAACATTCTACTCACTCAGGAGATTGTTACTGACATAAGATTGAGAGGCAAGCCTGTCAATATTGTCATAAAGCTGGATATGACTAAGGTATATGATAGGGTTTCATGGAAGTTTTTGCTACATGTATTGAGGAAAATGGGATTTGATGAACACTTTATTAATATGATATGGAGTCTACTATCTAATAATTGGTATCCTGTATTAGTGAATGGCCAGTCGTCAGGGTTCTTCAAATCTTCTAGAGGAGTGAAGCAAGAAGATCCATTGTCTCTTGCCTTGTTCATCTTATCTGTTGAGGTGCTATCTAGATCTCTAAACAAGCTATTTGAGGACAaatcatttgtagaatttgggaTGCCAAAGTGGACTGATCCATTAAATCATATTGCATATGCTGATGACACCATCATTTTTGCATCAACACATCTAGGATACATGATCAAAGATCATGGAAGTATTGAATGATTATGAGAAGACTTCAGGGCAGTTGATTAGCAAAGCAAAACGCTCATACTATATGCATGCTAAGGCAGCCAATGCATTATTCCAAACAGTTGGTGATATCACAGGATTCTCTAAGGGTGCATTTCCTTTTGCATATCTTGGGTGTCCTATACTCCATACAAGGAGAAGAAAGGATTATTATGATGATCTCATTAAGAAAGTGAAGGTAAATTTACATTCATGGAAAGGCAAATTGCTATCTTTTGGAGGAAAGGCTACCTTGATAAGTAGTGTTCTTCAGAGTATGCCTATTTACATGCTATCAGTTTTGGATCCACCTAAGAACATTATAGACCATTTGCACAAAATGTTTGCAAGATTCTTTTGGAGCACAAAGGAGGAAGGGAAAAGTAAGCACTAGGCATCTTGGCAGAATTTGTGTCTTCCAAAGGAGGAGGGAGGGCTAGGTTTCAAATCCTTATTTGATGCGTCCAAGGCACTATTTGCAAAATTATGGTAGAGATTTAGGATCACAAAGTATATGTGATCAAATTTCATGTGGAACAAATGCTATAAAAAGGAATTGCCTACAGTTGTACAGTTTAGGAAAGGATCACATGTTTATAAGCAAATGTTGAATGCTAGATAAGAAGTGGAGCATGAGATTTGGTGGGAGATGAAATCAGGAACCACCAACGTTTGGCATGAAATTGGGCAGGACTAGGAGCCTTATACCATCTAGTACCTCTAGATTTTAACATTAATGAGGAGTTAGAAGAGGTTAATGAATTGAGGCAAGAAGATGGATGGGATGAGGAGCTGATAGACCAAACATTTCCAGAAGAAATtgcgaatcacatcaaacaagtACAGTTTGAAGGCAGTGATAGATTCTGGGATAGACCTTGGTGGAAACATACTGCTTCAAGCAGATTTACTGTCAGCACTACTTGGCAATTGGTGAGAAATAGGGCAAATCCAAATTCAGACTTCAAGAACATGTGGATCAAGAGCTTACCATTCAAGATATCATTTTTCCTATAGAGATTATAGAGGTTGAAATTGTTCGCTGATGACATATGGAAAAGGAAGGGTTACATATTAATGTCCAGATGTTAGTGTTGTCAAAACCCTTAGGAGGAATCATTTGATCACCTATTCTTGACAGGAACTACAGCTACTAGGATTTGGAGAACATTTCTAGGTGTAGCTGGAATCACTGTTCCATTGATTCAAGTGAAGCAGCTACTTAGAGCATGGTGGAATGTTGATTGTTGTCCAAGGTTGAAACCACTATATAAGGCAGCTCCAGCAATTATAACTTGGGAATTATAAAAGATGAGAAACAGCAACAGGAATGGGGGATCAGTTTCAGTGCATAGGGTTATCCATGAGATCAACAAGACACTACATTTTTTGGCAAAGACTAGGTACAGTTGGTTGCCTCGTATGCCTTTTCTTTGGCTAGATATAATCACATACTTAGAGGGTTAAAAGCCTATTATTATGACTAAAAGAATAGCATGGCAATTTCCATACAATGGTCGGTACAAGTGTAATACAGATGGGACTTCAAGAGGTAACCCTGGCCCTAGTGCTACAGGATTTTGTGTGAGGGATAGTGCAGGAGATTTGGTGTATGCTAGGGTACAACAACTGGAGGAAACTACTAATATAGTGGTTGAAGCTAGGGCAATCAGAGATGGACTGCATTACTATGTGCATCATGACCAACATCTTCTTATACTAGAAAACGATTCACTTGGGATGAAGAAGATAATAGAAGGAGAATGGGACCATCCATGGTGTATTGTGGCAGAGGATAAGAGGATTAAAGAGATAAAGGAGGATTTCAATGTGATATTCCAACATGTTTTAAGGGAAGGCAACATTGTGGCAAATTTTTTAGCTAATCTTATTTTCTCTTTTGCAGGTACAATTCAGTTTCATTCCTTTTCTGAACTACCTAGTGCAGGGAGGAGACTGATCAACATGGATAAGTCAAAAATTCCTAATCTAAGGGTTAGGATAGCTAAGAAAAAAGCACCAGATTTATGGCTAGATATGTTAATGAAATATCTATTGCTACTTATTGTCTAGTTGGTATTTGATTCTGTATATTTCTATGTCACGttccagtggtattagcatggtaTCATGCTCAATATGGTAGTGAACTAGGGGCGTATGGAACAATTCATATAAGTAGGCAGTTGGTTTTTATACGAATGGGATCACAAGGAGTCTTAATCTCTACTCCAAAATTGCAACTAGTGACACCGATTTCAGAAGATACAAAGGGTACAACCCTACAAGAATCTATCAATtgtctgttgttatttattgatggcCTAGGTACTTtgtctgttgttatttattgatggcCTAGGTGTTGTTATGGCATTTTCCAATGGTATACGCATGTTTACATGCCCAACCTGGAGATGCAATGGTAGTACTTGGGATTGATTTGTAATGCAGGCAATAGGCAACTGGCTCTATGGTAGCCTTGATATCCTAGGCGATGTTAAGACAATTGGTATTGTCAAGTGTTATCGCAATGCCTGGAGCCCGTTTGATATGCAAGTCATGACATGCTACACCTTGAAGGCCAGAAAACTAAAATGCAAGTTCATCTTCATTGCAATCACATGGTACTTAAGAGGAATGCAAAGATTACTGATCAAAACATTAAGGCCTACTTATATAGTTTATGCATATTGCTTAGTTGTTTGGACTATCCCAGAAGTTGTTGGTGTTGATTGGAGATTCACATTTGCCTTGTCCTTTGGAATGCAAAACTTGGCGCTGGTGAGAGCGTTAAAGGTGCTACATTGAGGTTTTGCACTTGGCTTGTGGATACACACACCACCTTATGTTGGGAATTGCCCAGTTCTATCTGTGTAATAGCTAGCATTTATAGCTATTTTAGTTTTAGATTAGTTGTTTTCATCTTTGAGATTGGATATATTGTAAACATTGGATTCCAGCTTTTGtactattatttatatattagctGCTAGGCAACCAGCCTAGTGGTATATTTGCTAAAAAAAAGTACtctaaataatatttctatttatggATGGGGTGGAGGTTCAGGAGTAGGAGGTGAGTAGGGTGGGTGGAAAGTtctaattttactatttttttgttATTCTGATCTTTGTTAGTATTATAAGATGAAGAGctatcaaataaaattctaaatCCAAATTGGGAAAAAAATCATTTGGTATGAATTGACATTTATTCCAAAACATAATATAATGTTTATATATGCTTGTTTAAAAGTTGAGAATATTGCAAAGATTTTGGTCAATTTGGATAGGTTGGGTTAGGATTGGATAATGACGCATTTAATGAGTCAGTCCATCTTAACCAGCCCAAATACAACCCAAACATGTCATTTGCCACCCCTAAGTATGCACTAGGGGAGAACTGTGGATGAGCATCTAAGCCATACATTTCTAAGCTCCTAGGCGCTAAGTTAAAGGTAACCCAACCTCCATAAGTGCCAGGTTCTAACATAAAGGGGTATTGAACCTTAGTTTATTTTAAcaatacaaacaaacaaataaatgaGCAGGACTAGTGGTCCCTTGAGAATAACATAAGCAACAATATTTAGGTAAAGGAAACCAAAAGGAACGTCAAAACAACGAGTGAAGTGGCTTAGTCATGAATTAGTTTAGATGCTCCTATCTAATACGATCATGAGCATTCCACAAATGAACAAAATTATTGCTGCATAATAAAGTGCTATTAGTGGCAAACATGCGGGTCGGGTTGGATATAGTTCGGATCGAAAATGGGTAATGAAAAagcggataaattatccgaccggACCCATatataatacaaataaaaaattggttaaccggcggataatatgggtaaccatattatccatgacttattgcatatgatcacttttgggggaattcttagtctccctaacttgaggaatccccaatttgaggttttacaaatgtaaaagttagacccattagttatccattagttatttattttctagataatatggttcttatccatatttgacccgcttttaaaaagttcattatccaacccattttttaatggataatatgggtggttaactgtttttttaaccattttgtcACCCCTAAAAAAGTGCTATAGCCAACTCCTGGAAATAGGATCAGCAATGATTTGCCAACATACAAAAAGACTTAGTGGCTACATTAATCTTTAAACGGTTTGACAATTCATTTTCAAGTCTTGTTGTTTATATTCTTGACCAAAATGCTATCTATATACTCTGAAGTTATAGCATTTTGCTCTGACATTTCATCAGGCCTATTCAAGACTTTGGCAGAACATAGTAATCAGCCATAACATTTTGTTGAACAAGAATCACAAGTTCAGTAAAGAGTACACCTTAACACTTTGCTGTAAACAAGAGAATCTTACAAGAACAGAGACAAAAAAATCAAATAGACTGGTGGAAGATGGAAATACAAACTGTCCTTATTCCACCTTATTCTCATTTCAGTTTACAGACAGATGTAGAAAACACAAAATTGAATAAGTAAAACTTCAAATATTTACAAGTCTTCACCACAATGACAGATTGTTGGAGATGAAGCTTCAACTCTAATAAGAACTACctgaagaaggaaaaagaaaaaagaagaaaaatctaaGAACCACAAGACCTTTTGTTGTACAAAATCCACAAGCTCAGTAAAAAAAAGGTTAGCTCGAACTCTCTGCTGAACACAAATAAGAATGGAGACAGGAAGAACAGATCAACTGGTGGAAAGATTGGAAATACAAATCTGAGACTTGTTCCACGTTATTCTCATTAGTTTACAGACAAcgacaaaaaatatttaaaatgaacACTGAACGTCAGATATTTCCAAGTGTGCACTTTCACCACAGTAACAGATTCATTTCAAATAGCTCGAATGAATTCACCAAATGCTGTCTTCCAATTTGCTGCAACAGATAGATGGAACTTCCTAAAAAATATTGTACTTTgttcacttttgaaaaaaaaaaaacagtcaTTGGTAAACAGTCTGTTTGCTCAGGAGCAGCCAAGCATGTTAGTTTGCTTGAATCACATCTATTCTTCAGAAATAAATTTTTGGCCTAGCATCGATATATTGACACAGATACCAACTTAGAATATGTTATCTATGGAGAAATGCAATTTAGTTACTGCACTAAAGTTGAATTTCATAACCGCCAGCTTCATCATATTTCAGTTCTTTCTTGTCTAGAAACTTAAGCTGATTTTGAAAGGTTTATGAACTGAAGTACCATTGATAGGTACATGATTTATCTATAGGCAGTAATAAAAGCATTCCAAGAATGTACTGCAGCATTCCATTTAATTCCAATGACAAAAGAACCTTACCCCACATAAGAGCTCCCTCTCTTCAAATGTGagaatataacaaaaataaaacaactgGAAggatctttttttcttcttttaattaccGTGGTGTCAAGACCAGTTTAGGCGCACCTCAAATATTCCACCGGCTAAAACAACTGAAGGATCTTTAGTACAGTTACACAAGTATTGGTGTCTCCTGTACTTCATACACAGAATTTTACTTTGaatgcaacaacaacatacccagtattatcccacaccgtggggtccgGTGGGGtccggggagggtagtgtgtacacaaatCTTACCCCTATCTTGTGAGGATAgcgaggttgtttccaatagaccctcggctcaggaaagcataaacacctcattaatgaaaatatagacaagaaggtaCAGTACAATTTTACTTTGAatgcataaaaataaaatacagcaatGGCACTATTGTTCccataaaaggaaaaatagttctTATCATCTGTTGtagaaaagaaaggaagagaTGGCTAGGATATCTCGCCAACACTTGGAAACAAGAAAGATGTTCAGGTACAGTGGAAAAAAACAGTGGGAGGCACTGACTGGTTTAATTTAGATATGGGCTTTTGTGAGGCATATGAAGTTTGACCAAACACAAAAGACTACACCACCATGAGACAGGAATTTTCGCAGGCCAAAATATGCTTACTTACATTCCCACTTGAGATGTTATTTACTCCTCCAGATTCTACATTCAATATCCACATCATTGACAATCTTAAATAGAACTAACAGATCTGACTGGAAACGATTTTTCaaaagtcaatatacaaaatataaaGTGTCATTAAGCAATACAAAGACATTCTTAATTGTACCTTTGCAAAAGTATGTTTCAATCTTCAAATGCTCAAGGCCATTTTTCAAATAAGAAACTAAAAGAAACACAGAAATTTGGGTAGTAGTGATGCTTACAGTGAATGGAGGAAGTCATCCAAAGAGAGCTAATCCTCATCCCATCTGCCACTGCATCCACATAATTTTTCGCAGATCAGAGTTCAAAGTAATATTTTCAGTTATCTTTAAGTATTTAGACTTGGCATGGAAACATCAATCTCAAAAGAAAGGATTTTGGACCAATGATAGAGGAACCTTAAACTGTGAATACTGTTTTTAACTAATATGAGAAGTAGTTGCGATGCAAAATGATAAGTATATAATAGAGAGAACGGTCACCAGTAATCATCAATAAAACAAGGACAGCACCTTAAGAACTGGTTCTCCTTTGTTCGTAGTCGTTGATTCTTTGGCGGAAGCTTCCATTTGTGCACGTGCTGCTCTTCCTGCAGCAGATTTTTCAAATTCTTCTTGCCTGTAATGTTGGGATTATTCAATCCATCAAGTTATGTAGAAGATCTAACATTTAAATCAGTAGTGGCAATCTGACAATGTCAGGAGAAGCTGCATAATACGAATGCAAAGTTATGAATTCATCAATATAAGAAGTTCAAATTGCAAGAGTGAGATATTATATGCTTGTACTTAGGATGAGACCAGCGCCCCTTGTCCCATTTAACTATCTTTCCTGCCGCCCTTGTCCCATTTAAGTATCTTTCCTGCCGTGGTCAGTTGATATGAGGCTGACTTTATATGTATCGCCCAGTGCATGTTTGAGTTTCAATCTTTCAGATTGAGGTTATACAGATATCAATCTCTTTTTGCAAAAGAAGTAATTAGCactccctccgtcccaatttatgtggcggTGTTTGACTcgacacaaagtttaagaaagaaagaaagacttttaaaacttgtgataCAAAATAAGCTAGATacttgtgtggctataaatcatctcataAAGTAGGAAGATTAATgctaaattgtttctaaataaggaAGTACGACATTCTTTTT is from Nicotiana tabacum cultivar K326 chromosome 18, ASM71507v2, whole genome shotgun sequence and encodes:
- the LOC107785226 gene encoding uncharacterized protein LOC107785226, yielding MGCLDCFVGGSKREQRREKERIASEEARARAAEAAQKRQEEFEKSAAGRAARAQMEASAKESTTTNKGEPVLKWQMG